The Burkholderia cepacia ATCC 25416 genome includes a window with the following:
- a CDS encoding VRR-NUC domain-containing protein — MGGSLQPAGACETIKERVPEYAYLPPGTKGYLQEKVEKALKTAEYVPVKLRDGSIVHRLLMQSAMSVPMIIEEEFKWKWIFKYKAEVSFDMTPADAMIGGIPIPFLSNENPYGAERRRSLNPFPPGATVGLLRRPDVIIVDKEAILWPGRGTIDREGGRHVPNLLRLVEVKFPGDSLGEAQQEAYKLIAGDYKNRMTVIDVTDCNGELQKIPKPAPVPAPKTNDEKERQTVPIRSVPAVPHHVWYEDWWQKAHEFGEEVEHAVAPVWDAVHRGYSYVSAETSAFLHQHAAWMFTAGQWVADKAHSAWVWVDEKGHEIFRYTAAQLKAGWEAIVQMTDMTWDVLTHIDWAQVGVTMLKGAAIAVAIVVGVAIVILLLPELIAIFAALCAIIAAGAEAAAGLAAALGVVLGGGSAVAALAAN; from the coding sequence ATGGGCGGATCACTTCAACCGGCAGGCGCGTGCGAGACGATCAAAGAGCGCGTACCTGAGTACGCATATTTGCCGCCGGGAACCAAGGGATATTTGCAGGAAAAGGTCGAGAAAGCACTGAAAACGGCGGAATACGTTCCCGTCAAGTTGCGCGATGGATCGATCGTTCACCGGTTGCTCATGCAGTCCGCGATGAGTGTGCCGATGATCATCGAGGAAGAGTTCAAGTGGAAGTGGATATTTAAGTACAAGGCCGAAGTCAGCTTCGATATGACACCGGCAGATGCAATGATCGGTGGTATTCCTATTCCGTTCCTAAGTAACGAGAACCCCTACGGGGCGGAACGTCGCCGCAGTTTGAATCCATTTCCACCGGGGGCAACTGTCGGCCTGCTACGACGTCCTGATGTAATCATTGTTGATAAGGAAGCGATTCTTTGGCCGGGGCGTGGGACGATTGATCGCGAGGGCGGCCGCCATGTTCCGAATTTGTTGCGGCTTGTCGAAGTAAAGTTTCCGGGGGACTCTTTGGGTGAGGCTCAGCAAGAAGCCTATAAGCTGATCGCTGGTGACTACAAGAATCGCATGACCGTGATCGACGTGACCGATTGCAACGGTGAACTACAAAAGATCCCCAAGCCCGCGCCCGTTCCCGCACCGAAGACCAACGATGAGAAGGAGCGGCAGACTGTACCCATCCGCAGTGTTCCCGCTGTCCCGCACCATGTCTGGTATGAGGACTGGTGGCAAAAGGCGCACGAGTTCGGCGAAGAGGTCGAACATGCGGTCGCCCCTGTCTGGGATGCTGTTCATCGTGGATATTCATACGTGTCTGCTGAAACCAGTGCGTTCCTGCATCAGCATGCGGCGTGGATGTTTACGGCGGGTCAGTGGGTCGCTGACAAGGCACATAGCGCTTGGGTATGGGTTGACGAGAAAGGGCACGAAATATTCCGCTACACGGCTGCGCAACTCAAGGCCGGATGGGAGGCAATTGTGCAAATGACCGATATGACGTGGGATGTGCTCACGCATATCGATTGGGCGCAGGTCGGCGTGACGATGCTGAAGGGGGCCGCGATAGCGGTAGCCATTGTGGTCGGCGTTGCGATCGTGATCCTGTTGTTGCCTGAGTTGATTGCGATATTTGCTGCTCTGTGTGCGATTATCGCGGCTGGCGCGGAAGCTGCCGCGGGCCTGGCTGCGGCGCTTGGCGTAGTGCTTGGCGGTGGGAGTGCAGTAGCAGCGCTGGCTGCGAACTGA
- a CDS encoding methyl-accepting chemotaxis protein, which yields MFSSIRARILAACVAIVVFALVATTLINYFIARSYNDDAIDRNLTSVASGHVVGIADWVATRSRMIASLQDAALTPDPLPVFKQMATAGGFTNVYAGYADKAFHFSDPTGIPPDYDPTGRPWYKQAAQAGKPVVTPPYVDAGTGNLVVTFAVPILRDGTLKGVVAADVAMDTVIANVKSIHPTPASFGMLIDSSGHVVAHPDPKLTLKPVADVSPELGATNGATIAAATAPVEVSVGGDAKLVRARPVPGTDWYALVLLDKYEATAGMRSLLTASLITLLVIVGVASLIIGAITATAFRRLSQVRQAMAAIGSGAGDLTQRLPADGRDEVADIARSFNSFVDKLNDVMREIRDASESVRTAANEIAAGNQDLSSRTESAAASLEETAASMEEITATVGQSAAAAGQADERAAAASRIASHGGVVVSDVVATMEKIEEASGRIGDIIGVIDGIAFQTNILALNAAVEAARAGEQGRGFAVVAQEVRSLAQRSAQAAREVKVLVESTVASVSAGSGQVRQAGDTMREIVSNVSNVTTIISEITHAANEQTRGIQEVNRAVTQLDEMVQQNAALVEQSTAAATALQSQANALATTVGRFKVA from the coding sequence ATGTTCTCCTCCATCCGCGCCCGCATTCTCGCCGCGTGCGTCGCCATCGTCGTATTCGCGCTCGTCGCCACCACGCTCATCAACTACTTCATCGCGCGCTCGTACAACGACGACGCGATCGACCGCAACCTGACCTCCGTCGCGAGCGGACACGTGGTCGGGATCGCCGACTGGGTCGCCACCCGGAGCCGGATGATCGCGTCGCTGCAGGATGCCGCGCTGACGCCCGATCCGCTGCCGGTGTTCAAGCAGATGGCCACGGCCGGCGGCTTCACGAACGTCTACGCGGGCTACGCAGACAAGGCGTTCCACTTCTCCGACCCGACCGGCATCCCGCCCGACTACGATCCGACCGGCCGCCCGTGGTACAAGCAGGCCGCGCAGGCCGGCAAGCCGGTCGTCACGCCGCCTTACGTCGATGCCGGCACGGGCAACCTCGTCGTCACGTTCGCGGTGCCGATCCTGCGTGACGGTACGCTGAAGGGCGTCGTCGCCGCCGACGTCGCGATGGACACCGTGATCGCGAACGTGAAGTCGATCCACCCGACGCCCGCGAGCTTCGGGATGTTGATCGACAGCAGCGGCCATGTGGTCGCGCACCCGGACCCGAAGCTCACGCTGAAGCCGGTCGCCGACGTGTCGCCCGAACTCGGCGCGACGAACGGCGCGACGATCGCGGCCGCGACCGCGCCGGTCGAGGTGAGCGTCGGCGGCGACGCGAAGCTGGTGCGCGCGCGCCCCGTGCCGGGCACCGACTGGTACGCGCTGGTGCTGCTCGACAAGTACGAGGCGACGGCCGGGATGCGCTCGCTGCTGACCGCTTCGCTGATCACGCTGCTCGTGATCGTCGGCGTCGCGTCGCTGATCATCGGCGCGATCACCGCGACCGCGTTCCGCCGCCTGTCGCAAGTGCGCCAGGCCATGGCCGCGATCGGCTCGGGTGCCGGCGACCTGACGCAGCGCCTGCCGGCCGACGGCCGTGACGAAGTGGCCGACATCGCACGCTCGTTCAACAGCTTCGTCGACAAGCTGAACGACGTGATGCGCGAGATCCGCGATGCGAGCGAATCGGTGCGCACGGCCGCGAACGAGATCGCGGCGGGCAACCAGGACCTGTCGTCGCGCACGGAATCGGCGGCGGCGAGCCTCGAGGAAACGGCCGCATCGATGGAAGAGATCACCGCGACCGTCGGCCAGTCGGCGGCGGCGGCCGGCCAGGCCGACGAACGCGCGGCAGCCGCGTCGCGGATCGCGTCGCACGGCGGTGTGGTCGTGTCGGACGTCGTCGCGACGATGGAGAAGATCGAGGAAGCGTCGGGCCGGATCGGCGACATCATCGGCGTGATCGACGGGATCGCGTTCCAGACCAACATCCTCGCGCTGAACGCGGCCGTCGAAGCGGCGCGCGCGGGCGAGCAGGGCCGCGGCTTCGCGGTGGTCGCCCAGGAAGTGCGCAGCCTCGCGCAGCGCAGCGCGCAGGCCGCGCGCGAAGTGAAGGTACTGGTCGAATCGACGGTCGCGAGCGTGTCGGCCGGGTCCGGGCAGGTGCGTCAGGCCGGCGATACGATGCGCGAGATCGTCTCCAACGTGTCGAACGTGACGACGATCATCTCCGAGATCACGCACGCGGCGAACGAGCAGACGCGCGGCATCCAGGAAGTGAATCGCGCCGTGACGCAGCTCGACGAAATGGTGCAGCAGAACGCGGCGCTCGTCGAACAGTCGACCGCCGCCGCGACCGCACTGCAGTCGCAGGCGAACGCGCTC
- a CDS encoding DUF3562 domain-containing protein: MSKDSLLDSLKEAARQRAIGADQLRAMLDDEVRVLSSDARVHDYIHVFAIRHLRERMRRQDELDNDTRAEGSPAEADPRPGHRL; the protein is encoded by the coding sequence ATGTCCAAGGACAGTTTGCTCGATTCACTCAAGGAAGCCGCCAGGCAGCGCGCGATCGGTGCGGATCAGTTGCGTGCGATGCTCGACGACGAAGTACGCGTATTGTCGTCCGACGCGCGGGTGCACGATTACATCCACGTGTTCGCGATCCGGCACCTGCGCGAACGGATGCGCCGGCAGGACGAGCTCGACAACGACACGCGGGCCGAGGGGTCGCCCGCGGAAGCCGATCCGCGTCCGGGCCATCGCCTGTGA
- a CDS encoding GNAT family N-acetyltransferase gives MQETFADWIMYRTESKIVPLSRQFLESSIELIDAAFLRDPTLAWCLSAQTPGFDARRANYLRSYLQYHHDASLPILGVWVRDALVAVSYFTPGSTTENTSSLAELGHQIASGCGKRSLHRIDLLRRVVESKLTCHDCSRIEFIGVSPLMQGHGIGASLLRATLAYLHDIEPDKNVFLETGEVRNLPLYLRHGFSVRQRIGFPGLDQYLLQKDAVCGGLATSYE, from the coding sequence ATGCAAGAAACGTTCGCCGACTGGATCATGTATCGCACCGAATCGAAAATAGTGCCGCTATCCCGTCAGTTTCTTGAGTCATCAATCGAGTTGATTGACGCAGCGTTCTTGCGTGATCCAACGCTTGCATGGTGCCTGTCTGCTCAAACCCCGGGATTTGATGCCCGCCGGGCGAATTACCTCAGAAGCTACCTGCAATATCATCACGACGCTTCCCTTCCTATTCTCGGTGTATGGGTGCGGGATGCACTGGTAGCCGTCAGCTATTTTACGCCGGGTTCAACTACGGAAAATACATCCAGTCTTGCAGAACTAGGGCATCAGATCGCATCTGGTTGTGGCAAGCGATCTTTGCACAGAATTGACTTGCTCCGGAGGGTCGTAGAGTCAAAACTCACGTGTCACGACTGCAGTCGGATTGAATTCATCGGCGTTTCTCCGTTGATGCAGGGTCACGGAATTGGCGCATCGCTCCTACGGGCTACGCTGGCATATCTCCACGATATCGAGCCAGACAAGAATGTATTCCTTGAGACTGGCGAGGTACGAAATCTTCCGCTCTATTTACGACACGGATTCTCCGTTCGGCAGCGGATTGGTTTTCCCGGACTAGATCAGTATCTCCTGCAGAAGGATGCGGTGTGCGGTGGTCTGGCAACGTCATATGAGTGA
- a CDS encoding PAAR domain-containing protein has protein sequence MTRYMIFDGDHTTVAGTVQAKATPFALDGRHIAHEDDDVFCPACKTIGKIKCIGPRVPMTGPDGRRVALSDDLCVCKCPAPPLLIPSQHVMSVDV, from the coding sequence ATGACGAGATACATGATTTTCGACGGCGATCACACTACCGTGGCCGGGACGGTCCAAGCCAAGGCTACGCCGTTCGCGCTCGACGGCAGGCACATCGCGCATGAGGATGACGATGTGTTCTGCCCGGCATGCAAGACGATCGGCAAGATCAAATGCATCGGCCCGCGAGTTCCGATGACCGGGCCAGATGGTCGCCGCGTAGCGCTGAGTGATGATCTGTGCGTTTGCAAGTGTCCGGCGCCGCCGTTACTCATCCCGTCGCAGCACGTCATGTCGGTGGACGTGTGA
- a CDS encoding universal stress protein codes for MQPAQPIPTLARIALAVDPTPESLSAARYARTLLRPGMRLRIVCAIDNPRLVLPDIPRIDALLTSAREDMMREAQATNERIAALFADSGIEVEQAIVDTSVTGGSVADALVNDTSEWRADVLIVGANPHHGLLRLVEGAMSDTLTTRARCALLIVPAAYALPSNGGLQRLMFAVDGSEPSLHAVRVGLGFATPTTLLYAAYVIDRAVRLTDIVPVRALEDAYRAEGEDALAKIGPLFHATGNPTKRGIVETRPTSDDVAHALMRDAVHWRAELLVVGTHGRRGIAAWLIGSVARRVAHLAQVPVLLVRGTE; via the coding sequence ATGCAGCCTGCCCAGCCTATCCCGACGCTTGCGCGGATCGCGCTGGCCGTCGATCCGACGCCCGAATCGCTGTCCGCCGCACGCTACGCACGCACGCTGCTGCGTCCCGGCATGCGATTGCGCATCGTCTGCGCAATCGACAACCCCCGTCTCGTATTGCCCGATATCCCGCGCATCGACGCGCTGCTGACGTCCGCGCGCGAGGACATGATGCGCGAAGCGCAAGCCACCAACGAGCGGATCGCCGCGCTGTTCGCCGATAGCGGGATCGAGGTCGAGCAGGCCATCGTCGATACGTCGGTGACGGGCGGCTCGGTGGCCGATGCACTGGTGAACGATACGTCGGAATGGCGTGCGGACGTGCTGATAGTCGGCGCGAATCCGCATCACGGGCTGCTGCGGCTCGTCGAAGGCGCGATGTCGGACACGCTGACGACACGCGCGCGCTGCGCGCTGCTGATCGTGCCGGCCGCCTATGCGCTGCCGTCGAATGGCGGCCTGCAGCGGCTGATGTTCGCGGTCGACGGCAGCGAGCCGTCGCTGCACGCGGTGCGCGTCGGGCTCGGCTTCGCGACGCCGACAACGTTGCTGTACGCGGCATACGTGATCGATCGCGCGGTTCGTCTGACGGATATCGTGCCGGTGCGCGCGCTCGAGGATGCCTATCGCGCGGAGGGCGAGGATGCACTCGCGAAGATCGGCCCGCTGTTCCATGCGACCGGGAACCCGACCAAGCGCGGTATCGTCGAAACCCGCCCGACCAGCGACGACGTCGCCCATGCACTGATGCGCGACGCCGTGCACTGGCGTGCCGAACTGCTGGTGGTCGGCACGCACGGCCGGCGCGGCATCGCCGCCTGGCTGATCGGCAGCGTCGCGCGTCGCGTGGCGCATCTCGCCCAGGTGCCCGTGCTGCTCGTGCGCGGTACCGAGTAA
- a CDS encoding type VI secretion system Vgr family protein → MALRPPVIGDLKNRDLYEAVHRGLLQRDRLLMLDTPLGKNALTPLRARGSSGIGGDYHWTVDVASLRDDTALLSLMHQPVTLWIQQRTALYADSVYRPVHGFVHQVGYLGGDGSVSTYQLEFSSALIFLSKTRNDEGWLEKDAREIISDVFNRYPQLQGRFRFDLTREPAVRSWCRQSESDLHFVYRLLEDEGMYFRWVHEPTKEGEPPKTTLVIVDRVSSLPEAKLAEYYRGNTDHEADGFTQWAVMQTMQSLRYMSRAFDYKHPTSHFQTESALQSTTYEMDGGRQSESRSIPVAPMTIYQPTAYGYPDSNSGEGRARRRVEEWDSRARRYFGVGGLRWLDAGSRFTLDNHPRHPDSDPKKREFLVIEARWFIENNVSIGQQATEYPRSLRATLAEQQAAHGARFKTPEHPQDGTAGFFVIEVEAQEASVEYRSPLAHSKPNMTIEHAIVVTQQGSEAWTNERNQVRVHFAWDRKNPDGTFASSPLLSTMQTDTGNGYGSVHVPRAGEWVLVAYWANDCDKPFILGRVNGGATPSPWHSNVLLSGFQSQGFGGTGAFNAFVHDDATNQGGTRLVSYTGSSYASIAQGYLIQQSGNTRGRYLGSGLLLHADHYASVRGSRGVSISAHPVSRDSDQLDVDEAREQLTRSKDLLGSISDASEQHQAESLKLGVDALTTFTDATKQSASGEATGGRTAGGGTGNANAFAAPLLLLGSPAGIGLSTHQSLHASADQQANWISGQDSYFAAGGSMHAAAIDHLSLFARNQGIKAVAGKGKVEIQAQDGDLEMIAQQLVKLLSVAGRMEIAADQELVLYCGGATIRIKGGNVSIHAPGNVDFKGASFSFAGPASQSYAMPQFKPSYQAQYVLKSENDGTPMIRHAYEMKLPSGRTVLGHTNDLGETVPVFTPSAQSVSLKAFEQEKQDVEPWKYAGGGEPDIWADYLKVDPDERT, encoded by the coding sequence ATGGCACTCAGACCACCCGTAATCGGGGACCTGAAGAATCGCGACCTGTACGAGGCCGTTCATCGCGGTTTGTTGCAGCGCGACCGGCTGTTGATGCTGGATACACCACTCGGCAAGAACGCGTTGACCCCGTTGCGGGCGCGCGGATCGTCCGGGATTGGCGGTGACTATCACTGGACTGTAGATGTCGCGTCGCTGCGCGACGATACGGCGCTGCTGTCGCTGATGCATCAGCCCGTCACCCTGTGGATTCAACAGCGTACGGCGCTATACGCAGATTCGGTTTATCGACCCGTGCACGGTTTCGTGCATCAGGTTGGATATTTGGGTGGTGACGGTAGCGTATCAACGTACCAACTTGAATTTTCATCCGCGCTGATTTTTCTGAGCAAGACCCGCAACGATGAAGGGTGGCTCGAAAAGGACGCGCGCGAAATCATTTCCGACGTGTTCAACCGCTATCCGCAGCTGCAGGGGCGGTTCCGGTTCGATCTGACGCGCGAACCTGCGGTGCGCTCATGGTGCCGGCAGAGCGAATCCGATCTTCATTTCGTGTACCGCCTTCTCGAAGATGAAGGCATGTATTTCCGTTGGGTCCACGAACCGACGAAAGAGGGTGAGCCGCCGAAAACGACGCTCGTTATCGTGGACCGCGTATCGTCGCTGCCGGAAGCGAAACTGGCCGAATATTATCGCGGCAATACTGATCACGAGGCGGACGGGTTCACGCAGTGGGCGGTCATGCAGACCATGCAGAGCCTGCGTTATATGTCGCGTGCGTTCGACTATAAGCACCCGACATCCCATTTCCAGACGGAAAGCGCCCTGCAATCCACGACCTACGAAATGGACGGCGGGCGGCAGTCGGAATCACGCAGCATCCCCGTTGCACCGATGACGATCTATCAGCCGACGGCGTACGGCTACCCCGATTCGAACAGCGGCGAGGGGCGTGCGCGGCGTCGTGTTGAAGAGTGGGATTCGCGTGCGCGTCGCTATTTCGGTGTTGGTGGTCTGCGATGGCTCGATGCCGGATCGCGATTCACGTTGGACAATCATCCGCGTCATCCCGATAGCGATCCCAAGAAGCGGGAATTCCTCGTCATTGAGGCGCGGTGGTTCATCGAAAACAACGTGTCGATTGGTCAACAGGCAACGGAATATCCGCGCAGTCTGCGCGCGACGCTGGCCGAGCAGCAGGCAGCACACGGGGCGCGATTCAAGACGCCGGAGCACCCGCAAGACGGAACAGCGGGATTTTTCGTCATCGAGGTTGAGGCGCAAGAGGCGAGCGTCGAATATCGCAGCCCGCTCGCGCATTCCAAGCCGAACATGACCATCGAGCATGCGATCGTCGTGACGCAGCAAGGATCGGAAGCGTGGACGAACGAGCGGAACCAGGTACGTGTGCATTTCGCATGGGACCGCAAGAACCCGGACGGCACGTTCGCATCGTCGCCGCTACTATCGACCATGCAGACCGATACGGGCAACGGCTACGGCTCGGTGCACGTGCCACGGGCCGGTGAATGGGTTTTGGTCGCCTATTGGGCAAACGATTGCGACAAACCGTTCATTTTGGGGCGCGTCAACGGCGGCGCGACACCTTCTCCGTGGCATTCGAATGTGCTGCTGTCGGGATTTCAGTCGCAAGGGTTCGGTGGCACGGGCGCGTTTAACGCGTTCGTCCACGACGACGCCACGAACCAAGGCGGTACGCGGCTCGTTAGTTACACGGGCAGCAGCTACGCATCGATCGCGCAGGGATATTTGATTCAGCAGAGCGGAAACACGCGCGGGCGATATCTCGGTTCGGGATTGCTGTTGCACGCCGACCATTACGCATCTGTGCGCGGCAGCCGGGGCGTGTCGATCAGCGCCCATCCCGTGTCGCGTGACAGTGATCAACTCGATGTTGACGAAGCGCGTGAACAGCTTACACGCTCAAAAGACCTGCTCGGCAGTATTTCGGACGCAAGTGAACAGCATCAGGCCGAGAGCCTGAAACTCGGTGTCGATGCGCTGACGACGTTCACCGACGCAACGAAGCAGTCGGCATCCGGCGAAGCAACTGGCGGACGTACAGCGGGCGGTGGCACAGGTAACGCCAACGCGTTCGCTGCACCGCTGTTGCTGCTCGGCAGTCCGGCCGGTATCGGTCTGTCTACGCATCAGTCGCTTCACGCGAGCGCCGACCAACAGGCGAACTGGATCAGCGGCCAGGATTCATATTTCGCGGCGGGCGGATCGATGCACGCGGCCGCGATTGATCACCTGAGCCTGTTTGCGCGTAATCAAGGCATCAAAGCCGTAGCTGGCAAGGGCAAGGTCGAAATACAGGCGCAGGACGGCGATCTTGAAATGATCGCGCAGCAGCTTGTGAAACTGTTGTCGGTGGCCGGCCGGATGGAAATCGCAGCCGATCAGGAGCTAGTCCTGTACTGCGGCGGTGCGACGATCCGCATCAAAGGCGGCAACGTCTCGATACACGCACCGGGCAATGTTGACTTCAAGGGCGCGTCATTCAGCTTCGCGGGGCCGGCCAGCCAGTCATACGCGATGCCGCAGTTCAAACCGTCGTATCAGGCGCAATACGTCCTCAAAAGCGAGAACGACGGCACGCCGATGATTCGACACGCCTACGAAATGAAACTGCCATCGGGACGAACCGTGCTCGGCCATACGAACGATCTAGGCGAGACAGTGCCGGTTTTTACGCCGAGTGCACAGAGTGTGAGCCTCAAGGCGTTCGAGCAAGAAAAGCAGGATGTCGAGCCGTGGAAGTATGCAGGTGGTGGAGAGCCTGATATTTGGGCCGATTACCTGAAGGTTGACCCTGACGAGCGCACGTGA
- a CDS encoding amino acid permease: MKQPEDQLHRGLEERHINLMALGATIGVGLFLGSASAIRVAGPAILLTYLLGGIAIFLIMRALGEMAIANPVAGAFSRYARDYLGPLAGYLTGWTYWFVWIVTCMAEITAVGVYMHMWFPSVPNWIWALAALMAMGSVNFIAVKLYGEFEFWFALIKIVTIVLMIIGGGLMIAFGIGNGGVAIGLSNLWARGGFMPNGINGVIAALPIVMFAYLGVEMLGLTAGEARNPEKSLTKAVNSVFWRVLIFYIGALFVIMSLYPWDQIGTQGSPFVMTFSRLGIPAAAGIINFVVLTAALSSCNSGLFSTARMLYNLAQQGQAPSKLGKVNRNGVPVYGVIVSVALLLIGVLLNYLAPQHVFTWLTSVSTFGAIWTWCVILIAQMRFRRTLSADKIARLPIRVPFYPLGSFVALGFLVLVVVLMAFTPDTRVALVIGPVWIVLLGIAYALFYANRPAASVPTKS; this comes from the coding sequence TTGAAACAACCAGAAGACCAGTTGCACCGCGGGCTGGAAGAGCGGCACATCAACCTGATGGCGCTCGGCGCGACGATCGGCGTCGGCCTGTTCCTCGGCTCGGCCAGCGCGATCCGCGTCGCCGGTCCGGCCATCCTGCTGACCTACCTGCTGGGCGGCATCGCGATTTTCCTGATCATGCGCGCACTCGGCGAGATGGCGATCGCCAATCCCGTCGCCGGCGCATTCAGCCGCTATGCGCGCGACTACCTCGGGCCGCTGGCCGGCTACCTGACCGGCTGGACCTACTGGTTCGTGTGGATCGTCACCTGCATGGCGGAAATCACCGCGGTCGGCGTCTACATGCACATGTGGTTCCCCTCCGTGCCGAACTGGATCTGGGCGCTCGCGGCGCTGATGGCGATGGGCTCGGTGAACTTCATCGCGGTCAAGCTGTACGGTGAATTCGAGTTCTGGTTCGCGCTGATCAAGATCGTCACGATCGTGCTGATGATCATCGGCGGCGGGTTGATGATCGCGTTCGGCATCGGCAACGGCGGTGTCGCGATCGGCCTGTCGAACCTGTGGGCGCGCGGCGGTTTCATGCCGAACGGCATCAACGGCGTGATCGCCGCGCTGCCGATCGTGATGTTCGCGTATCTCGGCGTCGAGATGCTCGGTCTCACGGCAGGCGAGGCGCGCAACCCGGAGAAGTCGCTGACGAAGGCCGTGAATTCGGTGTTCTGGCGCGTGCTGATTTTCTACATCGGCGCGCTGTTCGTGATCATGTCGCTCTATCCGTGGGATCAGATCGGCACGCAGGGCAGCCCGTTCGTGATGACGTTCTCGCGGCTCGGCATCCCGGCTGCCGCGGGCATCATCAACTTCGTCGTGCTGACCGCGGCGCTGTCGTCGTGCAACAGCGGCCTGTTCAGCACCGCGCGGATGCTCTACAACCTCGCGCAGCAGGGCCAGGCGCCGAGCAAGCTCGGCAAGGTCAACCGCAACGGCGTGCCGGTGTACGGCGTGATCGTCTCGGTCGCGCTGCTGCTGATCGGCGTGCTGCTCAACTATCTCGCGCCGCAGCACGTGTTCACGTGGCTCACGTCGGTGTCGACGTTCGGCGCGATCTGGACGTGGTGCGTGATCCTGATCGCGCAGATGCGCTTTCGCCGCACGCTGTCGGCCGACAAGATCGCGCGCCTGCCGATCCGCGTGCCGTTCTATCCGCTCGGTTCGTTCGTCGCCCTCGGTTTTCTCGTGCTGGTCGTCGTGCTGATGGCGTTCACGCCCGACACGCGCGTCGCGCTCGTGATCGGGCCGGTCTGGATCGTGCTGCTCGGCATCGCGTATGCGCTGTTCTACGCGAACCGCCCGGCGGCATCGGTGCCGACGAAGTCGTAA
- a CDS encoding type VI immunity family protein has translation MTLSDPKPVLTPLQALSRYQEDLSVRLADNSMGVLPGVIGTVFFERGSQPEVRQAILDCFDRFAEMFGEHLKGGKDTDLGKFTKRNDKGIEKIRRAIIDSPPHLKVSVVLSSATDQDTAAEYSIKTLTGSALAQDYVHPNGLLRVAKGRESGLSYLKFNVPMNLMATSEGIAQYEDFLRYICGKLVVRAGYGGLAPILAFNYNRYMPQEWALAERFSGLDIDSTAHLQKSDYEANSYEGDSLEEMTAQYDYLRPGAKVARWGFIKGVSWYTILGELFIERLGGEAVIREKLDRPDIHIERANACLMIRAGGFPRLGAPEEGLPEPYVFVNSVLRILRDPKPDALHTYIPDLPSADVKNARKWVARFDLPDAPPIPEPPTIVPPPVNREPARQSVRGGSACPEAGWWHTPAKAGSRRYFEAGETMPVIEGSSWGRTNWHWSPSEKQNG, from the coding sequence ATGACTTTGAGTGATCCGAAACCTGTCTTGACGCCGTTGCAGGCGCTTTCCCGCTATCAAGAAGATTTGAGCGTGCGCCTTGCCGACAACTCGATGGGTGTGTTGCCGGGTGTCATCGGTACGGTGTTCTTCGAGCGTGGTTCGCAGCCTGAGGTGCGACAGGCGATCCTCGACTGCTTCGACCGCTTCGCCGAAATGTTCGGTGAGCATCTGAAGGGAGGCAAGGACACTGACCTCGGTAAGTTTACGAAGCGGAACGACAAGGGTATCGAAAAAATTCGCCGTGCGATCATCGATTCGCCGCCGCATTTGAAAGTGAGTGTTGTTTTGTCTAGTGCGACGGATCAAGACACTGCGGCTGAATATAGCATCAAGACGCTCACGGGGTCGGCACTGGCACAGGACTATGTTCATCCCAACGGGTTGCTGCGCGTGGCGAAAGGGAGGGAATCTGGATTGTCGTATCTGAAGTTCAATGTGCCAATGAACTTGATGGCGACCAGTGAAGGAATTGCGCAGTACGAGGATTTTTTGAGATATATCTGCGGAAAACTCGTTGTGCGTGCTGGTTACGGTGGATTAGCGCCGATACTTGCATTTAATTATAATCGGTACATGCCGCAGGAATGGGCGCTTGCGGAACGTTTCAGTGGATTGGATATTGATAGCACTGCTCACCTGCAGAAATCAGATTACGAGGCAAACTCGTATGAGGGCGATTCTCTCGAAGAAATGACGGCTCAGTATGATTACCTGCGTCCTGGCGCTAAGGTTGCTCGATGGGGTTTCATCAAAGGAGTGAGTTGGTACACGATCCTGGGCGAATTGTTCATCGAGCGCTTGGGCGGCGAAGCGGTGATTCGAGAAAAACTGGATCGCCCCGATATTCACATCGAGCGCGCCAATGCATGCTTGATGATCCGTGCGGGCGGCTTCCCGCGCCTTGGTGCTCCTGAAGAGGGTTTGCCCGAGCCGTACGTGTTCGTGAACAGTGTCCTGCGCATCCTGCGCGATCCGAAACCCGACGCACTGCATACCTACATTCCCGACCTTCCGAGCGCGGATGTGAAGAACGCGCGCAAGTGGGTAGCACGCTTCGATTTGCCCGATGCGCCGCCGATCCCTGAGCCGCCGACTATCGTTCCGCCGCCCGTGAATCGCGAACCGGCCCGCCAAAGTGTGCGGGGCGGCAGTGCATGCCCGGAAGCGGGGTGGTGGCATACACCAGCTAAGGCCGGAAGCCGTCGCTATTTCGAAGCGGGCGAAACCATGCCGGTGATCGAAGGCAGTTCTTGGGGTAGGACAAACTGGCACTGGTCGCCAAGTGAGAAACAGAACGGGTAG